From the genome of Streptomyces sp. NBC_01260, one region includes:
- a CDS encoding serine/threonine protein kinase has protein sequence MGEVFAGRYELIDPIGRGGVGAVWRAWDHRRRRYVAAKVLQQSDAHTLLRFVREQALRIEHPHVLAPASWAADDDKVLFTMDLISGGSLAHVIGDYGPLPPRFVCTLLDQLLSGLSTVHAEGVVHRDIKPANILMEATGTGRPHLRLSDFGISMRKGEPRLTETNYVVGTPGYFAPEQMMGAEPDFPADLFAVGLVALYLLQGKKPDSQALVEHFAAYGTPSAPQGIPEPLWQVLAGLLQPDPQARFRTATGARKALTAAVEMLPEPGAEDEPVEVFDQIGPLPAGFGPAGPVPAPRQTGRPDAPHGQTQAAQEPGQQAGRHAAPQSYAQPPASMSETGSFHLQPPPQHPAATPQAAQPVTPGTPHPAHTASPHPAAPPDLSQAPTAAVQHEQALTRPYTAQQVPVPGPGVSGAGAPPHFAQAASSQVIPPSHTAAPAPRKRPGPSTKVAVPVLLVALICFAVGIWALTQA, from the coding sequence ATGGGTGAGGTCTTCGCTGGTCGGTACGAGCTGATCGATCCGATCGGACGTGGTGGGGTCGGTGCTGTCTGGCGTGCCTGGGATCACCGGCGCCGCCGCTATGTGGCAGCCAAGGTCCTCCAGCAGAGCGACGCACACACGCTGCTGCGCTTCGTCCGCGAACAGGCGCTGCGGATCGAGCATCCGCATGTGCTCGCTCCGGCCAGTTGGGCCGCGGACGACGACAAGGTCCTGTTCACCATGGACCTCATCAGCGGCGGTTCGCTGGCCCATGTCATCGGTGACTACGGGCCGCTGCCCCCGCGGTTCGTCTGCACGCTGCTCGACCAGCTGCTGTCCGGACTGTCGACGGTGCACGCCGAGGGGGTCGTGCACCGGGACATCAAGCCCGCCAACATCCTCATGGAGGCCACCGGAACCGGCCGGCCGCATCTGCGGCTGTCCGACTTCGGCATCTCCATGCGCAAGGGTGAGCCGCGCCTCACCGAGACGAACTACGTGGTGGGAACGCCGGGTTACTTCGCGCCCGAGCAGATGATGGGCGCGGAGCCGGACTTCCCGGCAGACCTCTTCGCGGTCGGCCTCGTCGCCCTGTACCTGCTCCAGGGGAAGAAGCCCGACTCCCAGGCGCTCGTCGAGCACTTCGCCGCGTACGGCACACCCAGTGCTCCGCAAGGCATCCCCGAGCCGCTCTGGCAGGTGCTCGCCGGGCTGCTGCAACCGGACCCCCAGGCCCGCTTCCGTACGGCCACGGGCGCGCGCAAGGCGCTGACGGCCGCGGTCGAGATGCTGCCCGAACCCGGGGCCGAGGACGAGCCGGTGGAGGTCTTCGACCAGATCGGCCCGCTGCCCGCCGGTTTCGGCCCCGCGGGGCCGGTACCGGCCCCGCGGCAGACAGGCCGACCGGACGCCCCGCACGGGCAGACGCAGGCAGCCCAGGAACCCGGGCAGCAGGCAGGCCGGCACGCCGCACCGCAGTCGTACGCACAGCCCCCTGCCTCGATGTCGGAGACGGGCAGCTTCCACCTTCAGCCGCCCCCGCAGCACCCCGCCGCCACGCCCCAGGCGGCGCAGCCCGTCACTCCCGGCACTCCCCATCCGGCGCATACGGCGTCCCCCCACCCCGCCGCCCCTCCTGACCTCTCACAGGCCCCCACGGCCGCGGTGCAGCACGAACAAGCGCTCACCCGTCCGTACACCGCTCAGCAGGTTCCCGTTCCCGGACCGGGAGTTTCCGGGGCCGGGGCTCCGCCGCACTTCGCGCAGGCAGCGTCGTCCCAGGTCATACCCCCGTCGCACACCGCGGCGCCCGCTCCGCGAAAGCGGCCGGGACCGTCCACGAAGGTGGCGGTCCCGGTGCTGCTGGTGGCGTTGATCTGCTTCGCCGTGGGGATCTGGGCCCTGACCCAGGCCTGA
- a CDS encoding rhomboid family intramembrane serine protease, producing the protein MDQQPPGEQNASAPVDGPVTCYRHPGREATIRCTRCDRPVCPDCMVSASVGFQCPDCVRQGSGTGHSPAAARPRTIAGGSVAADPRLITKILLGINVAVFVAVLANSALVGDLVLLGRANFYYGGPPEGIAEGQWYRLVTSMFLHQEVWHIAFNMLGLWWLGGPLEAALGRARYLALYMLSGLAGSALTYWLAEPNQPSLGASGAIFGLLGATAVLMRRLNYDMRPVFALLAINLVITFNPWGGIAWQAHVGGLIAGTLIAIGMVHAPRERRNLVQYGTCAAALVVVVLIVVLRTASLT; encoded by the coding sequence ATGGACCAGCAGCCGCCGGGCGAGCAGAACGCGTCCGCTCCCGTGGACGGTCCGGTCACCTGTTACCGCCATCCGGGCCGTGAGGCGACGATCCGCTGCACCCGCTGCGACCGCCCGGTCTGCCCGGACTGCATGGTCAGCGCCTCGGTCGGCTTCCAGTGCCCGGACTGCGTCCGGCAGGGATCCGGCACGGGTCACAGCCCGGCGGCCGCCCGGCCGCGCACGATCGCCGGCGGCTCGGTCGCGGCGGATCCCCGGCTGATCACCAAGATCCTGCTCGGGATCAACGTCGCGGTGTTCGTCGCGGTGCTGGCCAACAGCGCGCTGGTCGGCGATCTGGTGCTCCTGGGCCGGGCCAATTTCTACTACGGCGGTCCGCCCGAGGGCATTGCGGAAGGCCAGTGGTACCGGCTGGTGACGTCGATGTTCCTGCACCAGGAGGTGTGGCACATCGCCTTCAACATGCTGGGGCTCTGGTGGCTGGGCGGTCCGCTGGAAGCGGCGCTCGGCCGCGCCCGCTACCTCGCGCTCTACATGCTCTCGGGGCTGGCGGGCAGTGCCCTGACCTACTGGCTCGCCGAGCCGAACCAGCCCTCGCTGGGCGCCTCGGGCGCCATCTTCGGTCTGCTGGGCGCCACCGCGGTGCTCATGCGCCGGCTCAACTACGACATGCGCCCGGTCTTCGCGCTTCTCGCGATCAACCTGGTCATCACCTTCAACCCCTGGGGCGGAATCGCCTGGCAGGCACATGTCGGCGGGCTGATCGCGGGCACGCTGATCGCCATCGGCATGGTGCACGCCCCGCGCGAGCGGCGGAATCTGGTGCAGTACGGCACCTGCGCCGCGGCCCTGGTCGTGGTGGTCCTGATCGTGGTCCTCAGAACGGCCTCGCTGACCTGA
- a CDS encoding DUF881 domain-containing protein gives MSNSADSPPGPVRRTLRYPVRVLTAAVFALAGLIFVTSANTAKGTNIRTDSSLLKLSDLIQQRSEKNAALEESAASVRQDIDTLAQRDDGSTTAEDARLKALERAAGTKKLSGRAVSVTLDDAPPNATANPGYPDPQPNDLVIHQQDLQAVVNALWQGGAGGIEVMDQRLISTSAVRCVGNTLILQGRVYSPPYKITAVGDPGKLKQALNASPAIQNYLLYVKAYGLGWKVDERQAVTLPGYSGTVDLHYAEPVK, from the coding sequence TTGAGCAATTCTGCCGACTCTCCCCCAGGCCCGGTCCGGCGCACCCTCCGGTATCCGGTCAGAGTGCTCACCGCTGCCGTTTTCGCCCTGGCCGGTCTCATCTTCGTCACCAGCGCGAACACGGCCAAGGGCACCAACATCCGCACCGACTCCTCGCTGCTGAAGCTCTCCGACCTCATCCAGCAGCGCAGCGAGAAGAACGCGGCCCTGGAGGAATCCGCCGCGTCCGTGCGCCAGGACATCGACACCCTCGCCCAGCGCGACGACGGCAGCACCACGGCGGAGGACGCCCGGCTCAAGGCGCTGGAGCGGGCCGCCGGCACCAAGAAGCTCTCCGGCCGAGCGGTGTCCGTCACCCTCGACGACGCCCCGCCGAACGCCACCGCGAACCCCGGTTACCCCGATCCGCAACCCAATGACCTGGTCATTCACCAGCAGGACCTGCAAGCGGTCGTCAACGCCCTCTGGCAGGGCGGAGCCGGTGGCATCGAGGTCATGGACCAGCGGCTGATCTCCACCAGCGCGGTGCGCTGCGTCGGCAACACCCTGATCCTCCAGGGCCGGGTCTACTCACCGCCGTACAAGATCACCGCCGTCGGTGACCCCGGCAAGCTCAAGCAGGCGCTCAACGCCTCCCCGGCGATCCAGAACTACCTGCTGTACGTGAAGGCGTACGGGCTCGGCTGGAAAGTCGATGAGCGCCAGGCGGTGACTCTTCCCGGCTACTCGGGCACAGTGGATCTCCACTATGCGGAGCCGGTGAAGTAG
- a CDS encoding DUF5324 family protein: MTRIDSVRAATDSARDSVQHAAEVAAPYADTAREQAVHYAQEARTLLAPKVSKAAKQARVQYGAHLAPRIELALTHVPPKVDEAAQRARQVARSAADYTVPRVEHAMAAAQPVAQEATARSAAALAALRGQVTPKEIRKLTRKHERRARAGRVSKALAVAGILAGSAYAVWRWWDKQANPDWLVEPPAPTEVDDRAPLTSVDGSGSTALDPDVQGKQADAETDGPDAVDGTDLDDRP, encoded by the coding sequence GTGACCCGCATCGACAGCGTGCGCGCCGCAACCGACTCGGCGAGGGACAGCGTGCAGCACGCCGCGGAAGTGGCGGCCCCCTACGCCGACACGGCCAGGGAACAGGCCGTTCACTACGCGCAAGAGGCCCGTACGCTGCTCGCGCCGAAGGTTTCGAAGGCAGCCAAGCAGGCTCGCGTCCAGTACGGCGCGCACCTCGCACCACGTATCGAACTCGCCCTTACGCATGTGCCCCCCAAGGTCGACGAGGCCGCGCAGCGCGCCCGTCAGGTCGCCAGGAGCGCTGCGGACTACACCGTTCCCCGCGTCGAGCACGCGATGGCCGCGGCCCAGCCGGTCGCCCAGGAGGCCACCGCTCGCAGTGCCGCCGCCCTGGCCGCACTGCGCGGGCAGGTCACGCCGAAGGAAATCAGGAAGCTGACCCGGAAGCACGAGCGGCGGGCCAGGGCCGGCCGCGTGTCCAAGGCACTGGCCGTGGCCGGCATCCTGGCGGGCAGCGCCTATGCCGTCTGGCGCTGGTGGGACAAGCAGGCCAACCCCGACTGGCTGGTCGAGCCGCCCGCTCCCACCGAGGTCGACGACCGTGCCCCGCTGACCTCGGTCGACGGGAGCGGCTCGACGGCCCTCGACCCCGACGTCCAGGGCAAGCAGGCCGACGCGGAGACGGACGGACCGGACGCCGTGGACGGCACGGACCTGGACGACCGCCCCTGA
- a CDS encoding DLW-39 family protein has product MKKLLLVALAAIGGLLVYRQIQADRAEQDLWTEATDSVPAGSGV; this is encoded by the coding sequence GTGAAGAAGCTTCTCCTGGTCGCACTGGCCGCCATCGGCGGGCTCCTCGTGTACCGCCAGATCCAGGCGGATCGCGCCGAGCAGGATCTGTGGACGGAGGCGACTGACTCCGTGCCCGCAGGTTCGGGTGTGTGA
- the crgA gene encoding cell division protein CrgA, producing the protein MPKSRIRKKADFTPPPAKQATSIKLTNRSWVAPVMLALFLIGLAWIVVFYVTDGDLPVKALGNWNIVVGFGFIAGGFGVSTQWK; encoded by the coding sequence GTGCCGAAGTCACGTATCCGCAAGAAGGCCGACTTCACGCCCCCTCCGGCGAAGCAGGCAACCAGCATAAAGCTGACCAACCGCAGTTGGGTGGCGCCGGTCATGCTGGCGCTCTTCCTGATCGGCCTGGCCTGGATCGTCGTTTTCTATGTGACCGACGGCGACCTGCCGGTCAAGGCACTGGGGAACTGGAACATCGTCGTCGGCTTCGGCTTCATCGCCGGCGGCTTCGGCGTCTCCACCCAGTGGAAGTAG
- a CDS encoding class E sortase: MSVRLIVRTFSELCITIGALIVLFVVYVLFWTGVKAAGATEGQIDDLQRQWARGTVSAPAPSASPTAPPTAPSSPGPKPPAPRAYRDGKPFAMLYIPRFGKGWEWPVLENTEVKTLQKGLGHYRGTARPGATGNFAVAGHRRTYGDPFKDFPKLRPGDPVLLTDGTTWFTYRIDKKPYRTVPSDIGVIDPVPRKSGFDGPGRYLTLTTCEPEWGSSHRLIAWAHLDATQPVTEGRPAAFHS, from the coding sequence GTGTCGGTGCGACTGATCGTCAGGACGTTCAGCGAACTGTGCATCACGATCGGTGCCCTGATCGTGCTGTTTGTGGTGTATGTACTGTTCTGGACCGGGGTGAAGGCCGCCGGTGCGACCGAGGGACAGATCGACGACCTGCAGCGCCAGTGGGCGCGGGGGACGGTGTCCGCGCCCGCCCCGTCGGCATCGCCGACCGCACCGCCGACCGCACCGTCATCGCCGGGTCCGAAGCCCCCGGCTCCCAGGGCGTACCGCGACGGGAAGCCGTTCGCGATGCTCTACATACCCCGTTTCGGAAAGGGCTGGGAGTGGCCCGTCCTGGAGAACACGGAGGTCAAGACCTTGCAGAAGGGCCTGGGGCACTACCGCGGCACCGCCCGTCCCGGAGCCACCGGCAACTTCGCGGTCGCCGGTCACCGCCGCACGTACGGCGATCCCTTCAAGGACTTCCCGAAGCTGCGCCCCGGGGACCCGGTGCTGCTGACGGACGGGACGACGTGGTTCACGTACCGCATCGACAAGAAGCCCTACCGCACCGTTCCGAGCGATATCGGCGTCATCGACCCCGTCCCGCGCAAGTCCGGCTTCGACGGGCCCGGCCGCTACCTGACGCTGACCACCTGCGAGCCCGAGTGGGGCAGCAGCCACCGGCTGATCGCCTGGGCGCACCTGGACGCGACCCAGCCCGTGACCGAAGGAAGGCCGGCAGCTTTCCACAGCTGA
- a CDS encoding helix-turn-helix domain-containing protein, which translates to MDAAQQEATARARELQRSWYGEPLGALFRRLIDDLGLNQARLAAVLGLSAPMLSQLMSGQRAKIGNPAVVQRVQALQELASQVADGSVSAGEATDRMEEIKKSQGGSVLTGTGQTSSTSGAPTVRRVVREIQSLLRSVAAAGDIIDAADSLAPTHPELAEFLKVYGAGRTADAVAHYEGHQS; encoded by the coding sequence ATGGATGCAGCACAGCAAGAGGCGACGGCCAGAGCCAGGGAACTTCAGCGCAGTTGGTACGGGGAACCGCTGGGTGCGCTCTTCCGACGGCTGATCGATGATCTGGGCCTGAACCAAGCCCGGCTGGCGGCGGTACTCGGGCTGTCCGCCCCCATGCTCTCCCAGCTCATGAGTGGTCAGCGGGCGAAGATCGGTAATCCGGCCGTGGTCCAGCGCGTCCAGGCGCTCCAGGAACTGGCCAGTCAGGTCGCGGACGGCAGTGTCAGCGCGGGAGAGGCCACCGACCGGATGGAAGAGATCAAGAAGTCCCAGGGCGGCTCCGTACTCACCGGCACGGGCCAGACGTCGTCGACCAGCGGGGCGCCCACCGTGCGCCGTGTGGTCCGCGAGATCCAGTCGCTGCTGCGGTCCGTCGCGGCGGCCGGTGACATCATCGATGCCGCGGACTCCCTCGCCCCGACGCACCCGGAACTGGCAGAGTTCCTCAAGGTGTACGGGGCAGGACGCACCGCGGACGCGGTGGCGCACTACGAGGGACACCAGAGCTAG
- a CDS encoding peptidylprolyl isomerase, whose product MAEQLYATLKTNQGDIEIRLLPNHAPKTVKNFVELATGEREWTHPATGNKSKDRLYDGTVFHRVISGFMIQGGDPLGNGTGGPGYEFGDEFHPDLAFTKPYLLAMANAGPGTNGSQFFVTVSPTAWLTGKHTIFGEVADPASQKVVDTIAAAQTNARTDRPLQDVVIESVVVETR is encoded by the coding sequence GTGGCCGAGCAGCTTTACGCCACCTTGAAGACCAACCAGGGCGACATCGAGATCCGGCTTCTGCCGAACCACGCGCCCAAGACGGTCAAGAACTTCGTCGAGCTCGCCACCGGTGAGCGCGAGTGGACCCACCCCGCGACCGGGAACAAGTCCAAGGACCGGCTGTACGACGGCACCGTCTTCCACCGCGTCATCAGCGGCTTCATGATCCAGGGCGGCGACCCGCTGGGCAACGGCACGGGCGGCCCGGGGTACGAGTTCGGTGACGAGTTCCACCCCGACCTCGCCTTCACCAAGCCGTACCTGCTGGCGATGGCCAACGCCGGCCCGGGGACCAACGGCTCGCAGTTCTTCGTGACGGTGTCGCCGACCGCCTGGCTGACCGGCAAGCACACCATCTTCGGTGAGGTGGCGGACCCGGCGAGCCAGAAGGTCGTCGACACCATCGCGGCCGCCCAGACCAACGCGCGCACCGACCGTCCGTTGCAGGACGTGGTCATCGAGTCGGTCGTCGTCGAGACCCGCTGA
- a CDS encoding DUF6344 domain-containing protein has protein sequence MSTYRAKNLWTAFITAFFALLAALGLAGSTASATEATVTEPAATTHKHTGATAATANTPSVRWTLPRDRALPPTMKQRIRAEAHGSSPATRHLSADTADTANTTSTARASHGAPAGDASLLPP, from the coding sequence ATGAGCACCTACCGGGCCAAGAACCTCTGGACCGCCTTCATCACCGCGTTCTTCGCACTTCTCGCCGCACTGGGCCTCGCAGGCTCCACCGCGTCGGCCACGGAAGCCACGGTCACGGAGCCGGCGGCCACGACCCACAAGCACACGGGTGCGACCGCGGCAACCGCGAACACCCCGTCAGTGCGATGGACCCTTCCGCGTGACCGGGCACTGCCACCCACGATGAAGCAGCGCATCCGCGCCGAGGCGCACGGCTCCTCACCCGCCACCCGCCATCTGTCCGCAGACACGGCGGACACCGCGAACACCACAAGCACGGCCCGCGCCTCGCACGGGGCACCGGCGGGGGACGCCTCCCTGCTGCCTCCCTGA
- a CDS encoding DUF3566 domain-containing protein — protein MTDTRGPQPQYEGYSAGPLPGEREPAPGQAGPYHPPQAYPSPPGGTQGGHPHAAQQGGVQGMGTAQASRKPRTGARTTPRTRKARLRVAKADPWSVMKVSFLLSIALGICTVVASAVLWMVMDAMGVFNTVGGTISEATGSNEGSGFDLQAFLSLPRVLIFTSVIAVIDVVLATALATLGAFIYNLSAGFVGGVELTLAEDE, from the coding sequence GTGACGGATACCCGGGGTCCTCAACCCCAGTACGAGGGCTACTCGGCCGGGCCGTTGCCCGGTGAGCGCGAGCCCGCACCTGGCCAGGCGGGGCCGTACCACCCGCCGCAGGCCTACCCCTCGCCTCCGGGCGGGACACAGGGGGGCCACCCCCACGCCGCCCAGCAGGGCGGCGTGCAGGGCATGGGCACGGCACAGGCGTCCCGCAAACCGCGGACGGGGGCGCGGACCACTCCGCGTACCCGTAAGGCGCGTCTGCGGGTGGCCAAGGCCGATCCGTGGTCGGTGATGAAGGTCAGCTTCCTGCTGTCCATCGCACTCGGCATCTGCACGGTGGTGGCGTCGGCGGTCCTGTGGATGGTGATGGACGCGATGGGCGTCTTCAACACCGTGGGCGGCACGATCAGCGAGGCAACCGGTTCGAACGAGGGCAGTGGCTTCGATCTGCAGGCGTTCCTGTCGCTGCCGAGGGTCCTCATCTTCACCTCGGTCATCGCGGTGATCGACGTGGTTCTGGCGACCGCGCTGGCGACGCTGGGTGCCTTCATCTACAACTTGTCGGCCGGCTTCGTGGGCGGTGTCGAGCTCACGCTGGCCGAGGACGAGTAG